The sequence TGCATCGTAACATGCAAAGGTGCTTGATAGTGCATCAATTACTGCTTTTGCTCCAAGATAACTTCCTCCAATACCAATTACTACAACAAAACGACATTTTCGGCGTAGCGAGTTTGCTGTTGTCTCAATATCGGTTAAAAACTTGTGGTCAATCTCTGCTGGTAGGTTTAACCATCCTAAGAAATCGTTTCCTGCTCCATTACCTGCATAGAGTGTCTCTATTGCTTTCTCTACCTCCGGGGCTATCTTTTGAAGTTGCTCTTGAGCCGATGCTCCAAGTGCCTTCTCTAACTCTAATTTTATAGTATTCATCACTTTTATTTTTTAATTATGTGCCAAAATTAATTATTTTGATTTAACAATCAAAGATATTGTTTGAATTTTCTTATATTTTTTTCTAATATTGCAAAATTGTTTCGGTTTCAAAACTTACCAGAAACAACATCTGAGTTTTTTTCAATATCTTCGTACAAAATTTTTTATTATTACAGATAAATGAATGGTATTTTAATATTGTTTATCATTATAGGCTACTTTACTTTGCTTACTATTATTGCCCGACTATCGGCAAAGAAGGGCGGTAACGATGCTTTTTTCAGAGGCAATGGTAACTCACCATGGTGGTTGGTAGCTATTGGTATGATTGGCACATCAATTTCGGGGGTTACATTTGTTTCTGTTCCCGGGATGCCAAAGAGTATTGATATGAACTATATGCAGATGGTGTTTGGTTTTGCCGTTGGTTATATCATTATCGCCAAAGTTCTTTTACCCCTATATTATAAGTTAAATCTGATTTCGATTTATAAATACCTTGATGAACGTTTTGGATCAAAGAGTTACAAAACTGGTGCAATATTTTTTATTATATCAAAAATAACCGGTGCGGCGGCTCGTCTGTTTTTAGTGGTTCTAATTCTGCAAAGTCTGGTATTTAATGAGTTAGGCGTTCCGTTTGAGATTACTACAATATCAATTATCTTCCTTATCTGGCTATACTCAAACAAAGGAGGTATAAGGTCAATTGTCAGAACTGATGCTTTACAAACCGTTATTTTACTTACTGCGGCAGGGCTGATTATCTATGCCATTATGTCAAAGATGGGTATTGGCTTTAGCGAGACTGTATCTATTATTACAAACAGCCAACACTCAAATATATTTGTTTTTGATGACTGGGGTTCAAAGCAGAACTTCTTCAAGCAATTCCTTAGTGGCATTTTCATAACTATTGTTATGACAGGGCTCGACCAGGATATGATGCAAAAGAACCTTACTATCAAAAGTTTAAAAGAGGCACAACGCAATATGTATATTTATGGAGTGGCATTTATCCCTGTTAATTTGATATTCTTGTGTATTGGCATTTTGCTTTTAGCATTTGCATCTTATAATGGGATTGTCATACCTGAGAAGGGCGATGAACTTCTTCCGCTTTTGGCTACCAACCATTTGGGAGGTGCTGTAATGGTACTCTTCTGTATTGGTATTGTTGCGGCAGCCTTTTCGAGTGCCGACTCGGCTTTGACTTCGCTCACCACTTCGTTCTGCTTGGATATTTTGCGTACCGACAAGATGGATAGCAACAGAGCAGAGAGGGTAAGGAAAATCTCTCATATTGGTATGGCCGTGTTGTTTGCCATTATTATTATGGCAATCAGATATATGAACAGCGACAGTGTTATTGATGCCATCTACACTATTGCAGGTTACACGTATGGTCCACTATTGGGATTGTTTGCATACGGTTTGATTAGCAAAGGCAGACCTAACGACAAACATATCCCCTATTTTGCCATTGCATCACCCATAATCTGCTTTGCGTTGAGTTACACCTTACAACACACCATAGGTTACAAAACTGGCTACGAACTTTTGATGATTAACGCGGCTATAACCTATATACTTTTATGGGTGTCGGCGAAAAAAGTTGTTAGTTAACGAACGTATGTTCGTTAACTAACAACTTATTTAACTACAAACCTTTTCCGTGGCAGTTTTTGTATTTCTTACCACTTCCGCATGGGCATGGCTCATTACGTCCAACTTTAGGCTCAGCCTTTATTGGTGTATGTCCTGCTGAACTTGATGCTCCACCTCCCGATGCAGTTGCTCTCTCTTGTTGTTCAGAGAGTGAATCTTTTTGTGTGCGGTAACGGCTGTAATCTTGGCGACGCTCAGGTGCTGCCTCACGTACCTCTTCGCCTTCACGCATAGGAATTCTTCCTCTTAACAAAATTGAAACACTCTTACGGTTTGTTGTCTCTAACATATCGCGGAACAATCCGAACGACTCTATCTTGTATATCAACAAGGGATCTTTCTGCTCGTAACTTGCTGCTTGTACCGATTGACGTAATTGGTCCAAATCACGAAGATGCTCTTTCCAAGATTCATCAATTATGTATAGCAATATTGATTTCTGGAATTGCTTGCATATTGATGCTCCTTCGGTTTCGTATGCCTCTTTTAAGTTACATTTTATGTTATATACACGTTTTCCATCAGTTACAGGTATCATTATATCCTCGTAACGATTTCCCTCATTTTCGTAAATTCTTTTTATTACAGGATATGCAACCGATGCCAACTGTGCTTGTTTTCTGTTGAAGGCATCTATTACGGTTTCGTATAGTTTATCATTGAGGATTTGTTTTTTCTCTTTACTGAATGTTGCTTCATCAAATGGCAACTCAACAGCAAATGTTTTAAGGGCATCCTCTTGCAATGATTGATAGTCAGAGTCTGAAGAGTAAATATCTATCATAGAACTTACCGAGTCTGCTATCATATTCATTATGTCAATTCCAATTCTCTCTCCCATTAATGCATGGCGACGTTTTGAGTATATCAACTCACGTTGCGAGTTCATTACATCGTCATACTCCAATAGACGTTTACGGATTCCGAAGTTGTTCTCCTCAACTTTGCGTTGTGCTTTTTCAATTGAGTTTGATACCATTCTGTGTTGTATCATCTCGCCCTCTTTAAATCCGAAACTATCCAATATCTTCACCATTCTGTCTGATGCAAACAGACGCATCAGGTTGTCCTCAAATGATACAAAGAATACTGATGAACCTGGATCTCCCTGACGTCCTGAACGTCCGCGTAACTGACGGTCAACACGACGCGACTCGTGACGCTCTGTACCGATGATTGCTAATCCTCCTGCCTCTTTTACTGCATCAGATAGTTTAATATCGGTACCACGTCCTGCCATATTGGTTGCTATGGTTACTGTTCCGCGTTGTCCTGCTTGTGCTACAATATCAGCCTCTTTTTGGTGTAATTTGGCATTCAATACGTTGTGTTCAATGCGACGCATCTTAAGCATTTTGCTCAACAACTCTGATATTTCAACCGAAGTTGTTCCCACCAATACGGGACGCCCTGCTGTTACCAACTCCTCAATCTCCTCAATTACGGCATTGTATTTTTCGCGTTTTGTTCTGTAAACGCGATCCTCCATATCGTTGCGTAATATTGGACGGTTAGTGGGGATAGTGATTACATCTAATTTATAGATATCCCAAAACTCTCCTGCTTCGGTCTCGGCAGTACCTGTCATACCTGCCAGTTTGTGATACATACGGAAGTAGTTTTGGAGTGTAATGGTTGCAAATGTTTGGGTTGCCGCCTCAACGGTTACTCGCTCTTTTGCCTCAATTGCCTGGTGAAGTCCGTCTGAATAGCGACGCCCCTCCATAATACGACCTGTCTGCTCATCAACTATTTTTACTTTGTTGTCAATTACCACATACTCTTCATCTTTATTGAAGAGTGCGTATGCTTTTAATAGTTGATGTATTGTGTGGGTACGCTCTTGCTTGATTGCATAGTCTTGTAATATGGCATCTTTCTTCTCTTGTTTCTCTTCTGCCGATATATTCTCACTATCTAATTCAGAGATTTGCAAGCCTACATCGGGCAAGACAAAGAAGTTGGGATCATCCATATTCCTTGAGATTATATCCAATCCTTTATCGGTTAAATCAACACTATGGTTCTTCTCATCTATTACAAAGAACAAGGGATCAGTTACCACATGCATTTGTCGGTTATTCTCCTGCATATAAAATGCTTCGGTCTCCAACATTAGGGCTTTTATTCCCGGCTCACTCAAATACTTGATTAATGGTGTATTTTTGGGGAGTGCTTTGTAACAACGGAATAGTAATAGTCCACCTTCACGACGCACCTCTTTATCCTCTGACGCAATTTTTTTACGTGCATCGGCTAATAGTTGGTTTGCCAATGTGCGTTGCGCACGATACAACTCCTCCACTTTAGGACAGAACTGTTCAAACAGTTGGTCTTCGCCTTTTGGTACTGGTCCTGAGATAATCAATGGAGTACGAGCATCGTCAATCAATACCGAGTCAACCTCATCGACAATTGCATAGTTGTGAGCACGTTGCACCAAGTCTTGTGGCGAGATTGCCATATTGTCACGCAAGTAGTCGAAACCAAACTCGTTGTTTGTTCCAAAGGTAATGTCGGCATTGTATGCTTTACGACGAGCATCAGAGTTGGGTTTGTGTTTATCGATACAATCAACTGACAGTCCGTGGAACATATAAAGTGGTCCCATCCACTCCGAGTCACGTTTTGCCAAGTAGTCGTTCACTGTTACTACGTGAACTCCATTGCGGGTTAAAGCATTCAGGAATACAGGTAGGGTTGCCACCAATGTTTTTCCCTCTCCTGTTGCCATCTCTGCAATTTTTCCTTTGTGTAACACTACTCCACCAAAGAGTTGTACATCGTAGTGTACCATATCCCACTTAACTTCGTTTCCTCCTGCTATCCAGTGGTTGGTGTAGATTGCTTTGTCACCTTCGATGCGTATAAAGTCACGTCCTTCGGCAGCTAACGTACGGTCAAATTCGGTTGCTGTTACCTCTATCTCCTCACTCTCAGCGAAACGTCTTGCGGTATCTTTTACTACGGCATACACTACGGGCATCACTTCGTTAAGTTTTGCCTCGTATTTATCAAGAACAGTCTTCTCTAATTTATCAATTTCGGTCCAATAACTCTCTCTCTTTTCGTATGGGAGTGTTTCAACCTCTGCTTTTAGTTGAGCTATTCGCTCCTTTTCTGAGGCAACTGCATCTTGTATCTCTTGTTTTACCTCATCAATTTTTGCTCTCAACTCATCGTTTGTGAGAGGTTTTATTGTTTCGTATGCTGTTTTTATACTCTCTACGTATGGTTGTATCTCACGCATATCGCGTTGAGATTTGTTTCCAAATAGTTTTTTTAATATATCGACAAATGCCATTTTTATTGTTATTTTATATGTTGTTTATTTTGTTTCTGTTTTACTATTCAATATTAGGGGGTACGACTTTGAAGCACTCGGGGCACGTATTCGTATTGCTCTACATACGGTCGGGGCTACTGCTGTTGCATCAACTGGTGTAGATACTCTTTTAGGTGTTACGTTTTTACCTATGAATATCAACGGTGTTGGTACTGCATTATATTGTATATATTCGTTTTTCTTCTCCTCCTCTTCGTAGTTTATCTCCCAGCCCGGTTTTATCTCTAATACTATATCGCCTGAGTGTTGACGGCTATATCTTCGGCGTTGGGGAGCAACCGCTACTATATCGCCATGTAAGATTTGATATGAGGTTAGAGCATCTTGTACTCCCTCCATTTGCGACAGAAACTCGGCACTATTTACTACAAACTCTTCAAGGTTAAGCTCTTTCTTTTTTATCAGTTCACGATTTAGATATATCTCTTTATCGTGGTAGCCTATTACCCACTCCTCGTGACCATACATAGCCATCAGGTAGTAGTTTAGTAATGCGGTTGCTTTGCGTGGGTAGAATTGCCCTGTGGGTACTCCGTATAGTCCGTATGGACGTGCCTCAAAGTTGCTATACCCTGTTGATACAATAAAAATAAAAGCATTATCCAAACCTACTGTACTATCAATAGTTTGAAGTAGTGTCTCTATCTCCTTATCCAAGCGTAGATAGGTATCTTGTATCTCTACACCGTAATCACGAACATTCTGCTCTTTGTAGTTTCCTGCATAGTATCCCACGTTGAGCATATCGGGAACTGTGCCTTTACCTAAGCGTCCTTTCTCCAATATTGAACAGGCAACGGTTGTTACTTCACTGTTTACTAATGCCGATAGTTTTAGATTTTTATATTTATCATCGCCATCAAAAAAGTATTTAAAGGCAAACTCGGGTTGATTGTATGGTAGTCCATCGTACTTCCAAAGGGGTAGCATTGGCGACCAAACAGTTTTATCTATACGGGTATCGAGTCCGTTTTTTATGTTATGCTCAGTTACAAAGATTGGCACCTCTTTGTAGTATGTTGAAGTTGCCCACTTTCCGTTCTCTTCGTTTAACCAAAAGGCAGAGTTGGCTGCGTGTCCTGCCGAGATTATTGCCACCTCTGAGGTTGGTGCTACGGAGTATATTTTTGACTCTCCCGATGTTGCCGATTTTAGTTCATCGGTTATGGTTGATACCGATATTATTCGGGGAGAGAGTGCCTCACTTGTGAAATTTCCTAATTGGTTCTTGTCACTCAATATTGGATATATCTCCTTTTTCTCTTGATTGAATCGAGTGTTTGAAGTTATTGAGTGAGTAGATGGATGAGTCCCTGTGTATATTGTTGCCACTGATGAGGCTCTGGTTATATCGCCATATCCATAATTGAGATTTTCATACACTACACCCTCTGTCATTAAGCGGTTAAATCCGCCTGTTCCAAACAGATGTTGCATCATATCAATGTAATCGGTGCGAAGCTGGTCTATTGTTATGCCCACTACCAGTTTGGGCATATCAACTCCTCGCTCCTGCGATTGTGCAGTGACCGATAGCATTAATATTATTAGCGGTGTTAAAAACCTGTTCATCTGTTCTTTTATGTCTGTTACTTACGTTTTTGCTCTACGGCGATATATGTTACTGACCTTATTAGTAATGTAGTTACAAGCAATATTGTAGCCAATCCCACCTCTTGCTTTGCAAATGCTACTACTATAAGATAGAGCAATAAAAGTGCAAAGTTAATAAAATGATAGCAATTTAGAAACTTTTGATATTTTCTTATCCAGATGAACGGTATCACTACTAACCATATAGGGTGTAACCACATTGCGTTTATGTTTGCCGACACTGCTGGATGCTCTGAGAAGAGCAACAAGAAATATACCAATATCCCAAGTATTCCGAATATTGCAAAGAGTATAGTATCGGTTATTCTACTATGTATCTTGTTCTTGTAATCAATAAACGAGATTATTAGAACTGCTATTAGCACTCCAAAAGCAAAAATATTGGGAGTAAGAATATCTAATATTGAAGTTTTAACCTCTGATTCTCGTGCCGCCAATACCTCTTTGGGTGTTGTTGCTATTTGTTCTACCACTCCTCCCCTATCTATTTTTGCCGTAGCAAATATCTGTTCTGTTATATGTGGTAAGAATGGCTTATCGGGTATTAATATCTGCTCATCTACCTCTCCGTCAAGAATAAGGTCTAATCCAAATGTAAGCCACTCGTCTTGTGATGTACATTCGTGAATCAGATTACGGTATGTTGGCAACTCTACGTTGGTGGTATCAACTATTAGTGTTCCTGTCAAGTTGCGTTTTATTATCTCTAATGGTCGGGTTGCACAGTTGTCATATAGGAACGAATACCTATATGTTTGATTTTCGGGCAACATATTTACCATTAGGGCTTCATAAAGATTGTGAGCCTCCTCTTGTGTTAATAGTAGTGGTAATTCTCTAACACTGCTACCTCTTATGGCATACATTGTCAAGAAATCGTGATAGTGCATAAGTCCTATCATATAATCGGTTTCGCCCTTTACAAAACGATACTCAAAGTGTGGCTCTTCAAATGAGAATAGTCCATAGTGATATACCCCATCAAATTTTTTTGATGGGATGTGTATTCTTATTCCTGTATGACCAAACTTTTCGTATATCTGTTTTCCTTGCGATGCTGTTAATAGCGAAACAGATATTGAGTCGGTATCTGTTAGTCCTGTTTTAAATAGTGATGCTTTTGATACGGTTACATTCATAAAAAACATAACCGCAACAAAAGCATATATAATTTTTTGCATCTTCATCTCCTATTTTGATGATGGGCGCAGGGTTGTTTTTCTATTATCAACGCCCGACGCTCTTTGATATGGTTTTAATTCAAAATCTACCATTACGGCTATTATGTGTTCCATAACATCCGATGCATAATTCTCGTAATATACCCAATCTTTATTTGCACTAAAGAAGTATAGTTCAAAGGGTAATCCTTCTGATGAGGGTTCTAAGTATCGAACCATCTTTGTTGCACTCTTTGCTGTATCTGAATTGCTTTTTATATAGTTCTCAACATATACCCTGAATAGTTTTATATTTGTTATATCTCCTCGTTCTATATCTTTTTCGGTGCGATTTTCAACATACTCTTTTACTGCGGGGTATTTTTCTGATAGTTTTGCAATCAACTCCTCTCTCGCAAATTCAATGCAATACATATCTATTTCAATGGCTCGTTTTATCCTTCGCCCAGCAGACTCGCTCATCCCTCTCCAGTTCTGGAAAGAGTCATTTATCAGTGCTATTGGCGGAATGGTAGTGATTGTATTATCAAAGTTACGAACTTTTACAGTATTGAGTGTTACCTCTAATACATCTCCATCAACATTCTTCCCAGGTACTGTTATCCAATCTCCGGGGCGTAACATATCGTTATACGAGAGTTGTAACCCTGCTATAAGTCCAACAAATGAATCTTTAAATATCAAGGTCAGGATTGCCGCCGATGCTCCCAATCCTGCTATTAGTGCACCTACCGGTTTATCTATCATTACCGCTATCATTACCAATATTCCAATGAATATCATAAGCATCTGTATTACTTGGAATACCCCTTTTAGTGAGCGGTCTTTAAATTTTTCGCTTTGCAAAACTACATCGTAGGCAAATGTTATAACACCTGACAATGTTCGCATTACCTCTGCTACTATATAGAGTATGCTCAATTTAGCAAAGAACATATAGGCAAACATATCTTGAGGTAATACCGATGGCAACATTAAATATACTATTACCGCTGGTACTATCTTAGATACTCTATTTGGCAACTTACGTTCAAAGAGTTTATCGTCCCAAGATGCTTTAGATCTCTTCGCTAATTTGCGAAGTGGGTTTGTTATAATCCAACGAGATAGATAGTATGACAATATAGAGAGTAATACTACTATTATACCCAATACTATTCGTGCCACTATTTCAACATTATCAGTAGATATGTTGGTCTCTGATAATAGAGTTTTTAAATATTCTAATATATTTATTCCCATATTCTATTTTGAGATAACTATTTTTTGATTTCAGATAGTTTAAACATCTGCTCCATCATTTGCCACTTCTCGGTTGACGATGCCCCTTCGGGTGCTTTTTGGAATGCTCCAACAAATGCCTCCCACTCATCTTGACCCGGCATCTGTGCTAACTTACCAAATGCCTCATCCCAATCAAAATCAATTGGTGTCTCAACAATCATAAAGAGGCGTGTTCCCAATATGTATATCTCCATATCATATATACCTATTGAACGTAAACCTTCAGGGACTATATCCCATATATGCTCCGATTGATGATATTTACGATACTCTGCTATCTTCTCAGCATCGGCAACTAAATCCAATGTTTGACAATATCTTTTTGTCTGTTTATGCTCGTTTATCTCAACGTATCCTTGCTTGTTCATATTATTATATTTTTGTTAGTTCTACAAAATTACCATTTTATTTTAAGATATGGGCATACTATACACATAATACGCCATATAGAGTATTAATATTCCCACTATTCCATAAAAAACTCTTGCACCTTTTCTACCAAAGAGCTTTACAAACATCTTACCATTCTCGCTTGTAAAGAACCAGTTAAAATTAAATATGGATGCCGAAATTGATAATAACCCTAATATCAAAAATATTATTGCCGCTACTATATTCAGCATATTCTCTATATTGGTTTACACTCCACCACTCGTGCCGAGTTCTCTACCTCTTTGATTGTTACCATTACAGTTTCAGGGGGCAACAACTCCTCAACCTTTTCGCTCCACTCTAAGAAGCATAATGCTCCGCTATAAAAGTAATCTTCGTAGCCTAAGTCGTAAACCTCCTCCAATTTGTTTATGCGATAGAAATCAAAGTGATACACCAACTCTCCTGTTGTATCGGAACGATACTCGTTTACTATGGCAAAGGTTGGACTGTTTACTCCTTCGCTTATACCTAACTCTTCGCAAATGGCTTTGATGAATGTTGTTTTTCCTGCACCCATATTTCCATAGAATGCAAATACTGTTGCATCGCCCATATTACGAATAAACTCTCGTGCTACTTCGTTTATCTTGTCTAACGATGGTATCTCTAATGTTATATTCATTCTCTTATTATTTTTTTGTCAAGGTTACTAATGGTATTATCATCTCCTCCATTGATATTCCTCCATGCTGAAATGTATCTTTGTAATATCCTACATAGTAGTTGTAGTTGTTAGGATATGCAAAGAAATCGTTATCAGAGGCAAATATATATGTTGAGGAGAGATTTAAGGTTGGCAATCCAAACTTCTCGGGCGATTTTATTTCATACACCTCCTTAGGATTGTAACCTAACATTTTTCCCACTTTATAACGCAGGTTGGTATTTGTATTTTTATCTCCTACCACCTTAATGGGGTTATCAACATATATTGTTCCATGATCGGTTGTCAATACAATTTTATACCCCATATCTGCCATCTTCTTCAGCAAATCCAATGTAGGCGAGTGTTTAAACCACGACTCTGTTAATGAACGGTATGCCGCACCGGTTGATGCCAACTCGCGTATCATCTTAGACTCAGTTCGGGCGTGAGACAACATATCAATAAAGTTTATGACACACACATTCAACTGATTGTTTTGAAGGTTGGTTATCTTTTGCAACACCTTCTCTGCGTATACCGAATCGTTTATCTTTGTATATGAGAAACTATATCTCTTTCGATAACGATCTATTTGTGTCTGTATGAGTGGCGATTCATTTAAATTCTTTCCCTCTTCCTCATCCTCATCTACCCATAAATCGGGGAACATTTTTGCTATCTTATCGGGCATAAGTCCCGAAAATATTGCATTACGAGCATATTGTGTTGCCGTTGGCAGGATACTGTAATAGACATCCTCTTCGGCATAGAAATAGTCATTCAACAGAGGTTTTATAGTTCTCCATTGATCAAGGCGGAAGTTATCTATCAATACAAAGAATATCTTTTCGCCTTCATCTAATAGCGGGAAGAGTTTTGTTTTGAAGATTTCGTTACTCATTAAAGGATGTGCCTCTGTTGTCACCCACTTTTCATAGTTCTTTTTTACAAATTTGGCAAAGGCTGCATTTGCCTCTCTCTTTTGCATCTCGAGCATTGGCAACAACTCACTTGATGACTGTTGCAACTCCAGTTCCCAATATACTAAACGTTTATACACTTCTGCCCAATCCTCATAATCTCTTGCATCTCCTATCTGCATTGACAGGCGAGTAAACTCCTGCTGATAGGCGTGAGTTGCCTTCTCCTGTATTATCTCCCTGCGATTGAGATTCTTTTTTATTGTCAGCAGTATTTGATTTGGATTTACGGGTTTTATCAGATAGTCAGATATTTTTCTGCCTATCGCCTGTTCCATGATATTCTCCTCCTCGCTCTTGGTTATCATTACAACAGGAATATCGGGACGTTGCTCCTTAATTATACTCAACGTC comes from Bacteroidales bacterium and encodes:
- a CDS encoding alkaline phosphatase family protein, which translates into the protein MNRFLTPLIILMLSVTAQSQERGVDMPKLVVGITIDQLRTDYIDMMQHLFGTGGFNRLMTEGVVYENLNYGYGDITRASSVATIYTGTHPSTHSITSNTRFNQEKKEIYPILSDKNQLGNFTSEALSPRIISVSTITDELKSATSGESKIYSVAPTSEVAIISAGHAANSAFWLNEENGKWATSTYYKEVPIFVTEHNIKNGLDTRIDKTVWSPMLPLWKYDGLPYNQPEFAFKYFFDGDDKYKNLKLSALVNSEVTTVACSILEKGRLGKGTVPDMLNVGYYAGNYKEQNVRDYGVEIQDTYLRLDKEIETLLQTIDSTVGLDNAFIFIVSTGYSNFEARPYGLYGVPTGQFYPRKATALLNYYLMAMYGHEEWVIGYHDKEIYLNRELIKKKELNLEEFVVNSAEFLSQMEGVQDALTSYQILHGDIVAVAPQRRRYSRQHSGDIVLEIKPGWEINYEEEEKKNEYIQYNAVPTPLIFIGKNVTPKRVSTPVDATAVAPTVCRAIRIRAPSASKSYPLILNSKTETK
- a CDS encoding DUF4105 domain-containing protein, whose product is MQKIIYAFVAVMFFMNVTVSKASLFKTGLTDTDSISVSLLTASQGKQIYEKFGHTGIRIHIPSKKFDGVYHYGLFSFEEPHFEYRFVKGETDYMIGLMHYHDFLTMYAIRGSSVRELPLLLTQEEAHNLYEALMVNMLPENQTYRYSFLYDNCATRPLEIIKRNLTGTLIVDTTNVELPTYRNLIHECTSQDEWLTFGLDLILDGEVDEQILIPDKPFLPHITEQIFATAKIDRGGVVEQIATTPKEVLAARESEVKTSILDILTPNIFAFGVLIAVLIISFIDYKNKIHSRITDTILFAIFGILGILVYFLLLFSEHPAVSANINAMWLHPIWLVVIPFIWIRKYQKFLNCYHFINFALLLLYLIVVAFAKQEVGLATILLVTTLLIRSVTYIAVEQKRK
- the tsaE gene encoding tRNA (adenosine(37)-N6)-threonylcarbamoyltransferase complex ATPase subunit type 1 TsaE; its protein translation is MNITLEIPSLDKINEVAREFIRNMGDATVFAFYGNMGAGKTTFIKAICEELGISEGVNSPTFAIVNEYRSDTTGELVYHFDFYRINKLEEVYDLGYEDYFYSGALCFLEWSEKVEELLPPETVMVTIKEVENSARVVECKPI
- a CDS encoding mechanosensitive ion channel — protein: MGINILEYLKTLLSETNISTDNVEIVARIVLGIIVVLLSILSYYLSRWIITNPLRKLAKRSKASWDDKLFERKLPNRVSKIVPAVIVYLMLPSVLPQDMFAYMFFAKLSILYIVAEVMRTLSGVITFAYDVVLQSEKFKDRSLKGVFQVIQMLMIFIGILVMIAVMIDKPVGALIAGLGASAAILTLIFKDSFVGLIAGLQLSYNDMLRPGDWITVPGKNVDGDVLEVTLNTVKVRNFDNTITTIPPIALINDSFQNWRGMSESAGRRIKRAIEIDMYCIEFAREELIAKLSEKYPAVKEYVENRTEKDIERGDITNIKLFRVYVENYIKSNSDTAKSATKMVRYLEPSSEGLPFELYFFSANKDWVYYENYASDVMEHIIAVMVDFELKPYQRASGVDNRKTTLRPSSK
- a CDS encoding sodium:solute symporter, which gives rise to MNGILILFIIIGYFTLLTIIARLSAKKGGNDAFFRGNGNSPWWLVAIGMIGTSISGVTFVSVPGMPKSIDMNYMQMVFGFAVGYIIIAKVLLPLYYKLNLISIYKYLDERFGSKSYKTGAIFFIISKITGAAARLFLVVLILQSLVFNELGVPFEITTISIIFLIWLYSNKGGIRSIVRTDALQTVILLTAAGLIIYAIMSKMGIGFSETVSIITNSQHSNIFVFDDWGSKQNFFKQFLSGIFITIVMTGLDQDMMQKNLTIKSLKEAQRNMYIYGVAFIPVNLIFLCIGILLLAFASYNGIVIPEKGDELLPLLATNHLGGAVMVLFCIGIVAAAFSSADSALTSLTTSFCLDILRTDKMDSNRAERVRKISHIGMAVLFAIIIMAIRYMNSDSVIDAIYTIAGYTYGPLLGLFAYGLISKGRPNDKHIPYFAIASPIICFALSYTLQHTIGYKTGYELLMINAAITYILLWVSAKKVVS
- the secA gene encoding preprotein translocase subunit SecA, with translation MAFVDILKKLFGNKSQRDMREIQPYVESIKTAYETIKPLTNDELRAKIDEVKQEIQDAVASEKERIAQLKAEVETLPYEKRESYWTEIDKLEKTVLDKYEAKLNEVMPVVYAVVKDTARRFAESEEIEVTATEFDRTLAAEGRDFIRIEGDKAIYTNHWIAGGNEVKWDMVHYDVQLFGGVVLHKGKIAEMATGEGKTLVATLPVFLNALTRNGVHVVTVNDYLAKRDSEWMGPLYMFHGLSVDCIDKHKPNSDARRKAYNADITFGTNNEFGFDYLRDNMAISPQDLVQRAHNYAIVDEVDSVLIDDARTPLIISGPVPKGEDQLFEQFCPKVEELYRAQRTLANQLLADARKKIASEDKEVRREGGLLLFRCYKALPKNTPLIKYLSEPGIKALMLETEAFYMQENNRQMHVVTDPLFFVIDEKNHSVDLTDKGLDIISRNMDDPNFFVLPDVGLQISELDSENISAEEKQEKKDAILQDYAIKQERTHTIHQLLKAYALFNKDEEYVVIDNKVKIVDEQTGRIMEGRRYSDGLHQAIEAKERVTVEAATQTFATITLQNYFRMYHKLAGMTGTAETEAGEFWDIYKLDVITIPTNRPILRNDMEDRVYRTKREKYNAVIEEIEELVTAGRPVLVGTTSVEISELLSKMLKMRRIEHNVLNAKLHQKEADIVAQAGQRGTVTIATNMAGRGTDIKLSDAVKEAGGLAIIGTERHESRRVDRQLRGRSGRQGDPGSSVFFVSFEDNLMRLFASDRMVKILDSFGFKEGEMIQHRMVSNSIEKAQRKVEENNFGIRKRLLEYDDVMNSQRELIYSKRRHALMGERIGIDIMNMIADSVSSMIDIYSSDSDYQSLQEDALKTFAVELPFDEATFSKEKKQILNDKLYETVIDAFNRKQAQLASVAYPVIKRIYENEGNRYEDIMIPVTDGKRVYNIKCNLKEAYETEGASICKQFQKSILLYIIDESWKEHLRDLDQLRQSVQAASYEQKDPLLIYKIESFGLFRDMLETTNRKSVSILLRGRIPMREGEEVREAAPERRQDYSRYRTQKDSLSEQQERATASGGGASSSAGHTPIKAEPKVGRNEPCPCGSGKKYKNCHGKGL
- a CDS encoding L-rhamnose mutarotase, with protein sequence MNKQGYVEINEHKQTKRYCQTLDLVADAEKIAEYRKYHQSEHIWDIVPEGLRSIGIYDMEIYILGTRLFMIVETPIDFDWDEAFGKLAQMPGQDEWEAFVGAFQKAPEGASSTEKWQMMEQMFKLSEIKK
- a CDS encoding immunity 17 family protein — encoded protein: MLNIVAAIIFLILGLLSISASIFNFNWFFTSENGKMFVKLFGRKGARVFYGIVGILILYMAYYVYSMPIS